From the genome of Globicephala melas chromosome 11, mGloMel1.2, whole genome shotgun sequence, one region includes:
- the GNAT1 gene encoding guanine nucleotide-binding protein G(t) subunit alpha-1, whose translation MGAGASAEEKHSRELEKKLKEDAEKDARTVKLLLLGAGESGKSTIVKQMKIIHQDGYSLEECLEFIAIIYGNTLQSILAIVRAMTTLNIQYGDSARQDDARKLMHMADTIEEGTMPKEMSDIIQRLWKDSGIQACFDRASEYQLNDSAGYYLSDLERLVTPGYVPTEQDVLRSRVKTTGIIETQFSFKDLNFRMFDVGGQRSERKKWIHCFEGVTCIIFIAALSAYDMVLVEDDEVNRMHESLHLFNSICNHRYFATTSIVLFLNKKDVFSEKIKKAHLSICFPDYNGPNTYEDAGNYIKVQFLELNMRRDVKEIYSHMTCATDTQNVKFVFDAVTDIIIKENLKDCGLF comes from the exons ATGGGGGCTGGGGCCAGTGCTGAGGAGAAGCACTCAAGGGAgctggaaaagaagctgaaagaagATGCCGAGAAGGATGCTCGAACCGTGAAACTGCTGCTTCTGG GTGCCGGTGAGTCCGGGAAGAGTACCATTGTCAAGCAGATGAA GATCATCCACCAGGATGGGTACTCGCTGGAAGAGTGCCTCGAGTTCATTGCCATCATATATGGCAACACGCTACAGTCCATCTTGGCCATCGTGCGCGCCATGACCACGCTCAATATCCAGTATGGAGACTCTGCGCGCCAG gacgaTGCCCGGAAGCTGATGCACATGGCGGACACCATCGAGGAGGGCACGATGCCTAAGGAGATGTCAGACATCATCCAGCGGCTGTGGAAGGACTCGGGTATCCAGGCCTGTTTCGATCGCGCCTCGGAATACCAGCTCAACGACTCTGCTGGCTA CTACCTCTCGGACCTGGAGCGCCTGGTAACCCCGGGCTACGTGCCCACTGAACAGGACGTGCTGCGCTCGCGTGTCAAGACCACTGGTATCATTGAGACGCAGTTCTCCTTCAAGGACCTCAACTTCCG GATGTTCGATGTGGGCGGGCAGCGCTCAGAACGCAAGAAGTGGATCCACTGCTTCGAGGGTGTGACCTGCATCATCTTCATCGCGGCTCTCAGCGCCTACGACATGGTGCTTGTGGAGGACGACGAAGTG AACCGCATGCACGAGAGCCTGCACCTATTCAACAGTATCTGCAACCACCGCTACTTCGCCACCACGTCCATCGTGCTCTTCCTCAACAAGAAGGACGTCTTCTCGGAGAAGATAAAAAAGGCGCACCTCAGCATCTGCTTTCCGGACTACAATG GGCCCAACACATATGAGGACGCGGGCAATTACATCAAGGTGCAATTCCTCGAGCTCAACATGAGACGCGACGTGAAGGAGATCTATTCCCACATGACGTGCGCCACCGACACACAGAACGTCAAGTTTGTCTTCGACGCTGTCACCGACATTATCATCAAGGAGAACCTCAAAGACTGCGGCCTCTTCTGA